One window from the genome of Oryza glaberrima chromosome 3, OglaRS2, whole genome shotgun sequence encodes:
- the LOC127765716 gene encoding ubiquitin-like-specific protease ESD4 isoform X3, with protein sequence MSPSATSPPNRPHRKRRAGAGGCGADDGSTRRRGRSAVLLGPTHFPAVRSFGLRLALVVAPAPRHRRKQRPLHYACRPTSLPCRRRRRLRSIISLLHLPILRPFYLRYILAAAASGPCRCRRKESLVGMGNYISRVLRKSSSDRGKAPPADDTAKQDLCEVFTPLTNEEESEVNNILYGSDQSKKIIVMHGPSNIDITKEKIWCLRTCNWLNDEVINLYLELLKERAQREPKRFLKCHFFNTFFYKKARYIRDELNDKSNIQVDTSSWLKISSDSCPLQQNGWDCGMFMLKFIDFHSRGIGLCFTQEHMDYFRKRTAKEILRLRAD encoded by the exons ATGTCCCcctccgccacctcgccgccgaatCGCCCACACCGCAAGCGCCGCGCCGGTGCCGGTGGCTGTGGCGCTGACGACGGCtcgacccgccgccgcggccgcagcgCTGTCCTCCTCGGCCCCACCCACTTCCCCGCCGTTCGCTCCTtcggcctccgcctcgccctcgTCGTCGCCCCAGCCCCACGTCACCGCCGCAAGCAGCGCCCGCTCCACTACGCCTGCCGCCCCACCTCCCttccctgtcgccgccgccgtcgcctccgcagtatcatctccctcctccacctccccatcCTCCGCCCGTTCTACCTCCGCTACATCCTCGCGGCAGCCGCATCAGgcccctgccgctgccgccggaaGGAATCCCTGGTAGGCATGGGAAACTACATCTCGCGGGTGCTCCGGAAGAGCTCTAGTGACCGTGGTAAGGCGCCGCCAGCCGACGATACAGCCAAGCAG GATCTATGTGAAGTTTTTACACCTCTGACAAATGAAGAAGAAAGTGAAGTAAACAACATTTTGTATGGCAGTGATCAAAG TAAGAAAATAATAGTGATGCATGGACCTTCCAATATTGATATTACTAAAGAGAAAATCTGGTGCTTGAGAACTTGTAATTGGTTAAATGATGAG GTCATTAATTTGTACCTTGAATTGTTAAAGGAGAGGGCGCAAAGAGAACCAAAAAGATTTTTGAAATGCCACTTCTTCAATACATTCTTTTATAAGAAG GCTAGATATATCAGGGATGAATTGAATGACAAGAGTAACATACAGGTAGACACCAGTTCATGGCTGAAAATATCATCAGATTCTTGTCCTTTGCAGCAGAATGG GTGGGATTGTGGTATGTTTATGCTTAAGTTCATTGATTTCCACAGTAGAGGTATTGGCCTATGCTTTACTCAG GAACATATGGATTACTTTAGGAAACGAACAGCGAAGGAGATACTGAGATTGAGAGCTGACTGA
- the LOC127765024 gene encoding protein ELF4-LIKE 3-like: protein MDGDTLSAAAAEDGKVLHAFQTSFVQVQSLLDQNRVLINEINQNHESKVPGDLSRNVGLIRELNNNIRRVVDLYADLSSLFAASSPGPAASEGASVGTAVRHAGHKRVRSTHLD from the coding sequence ATGGACGGCGACAcgctgtcggcggcggcggcggaggacgggaAGGTGCTGCACGCGTTCCAGACGAGCTTCGTGCAGGTGCAGAGCTTGCTGGACCAGAACCGGGTGCTGATCAACGAGATCAACCAGAACCACGAGTCCAAGGTCCCCGGCGACCTCTCCCGCAACGTCGGCCTCATCCGCGAGCTCAACAACAACATCCGCCGCGTCGTCGACCTCTACGCCgatctctcctccctcttcgccgcctcctcccccggccccgccgcctccgaggGCGCCTCCGTCGGCACCGCCGTCCGCCACGCCGGCCACAAGCGTGTCAGGTCCACCCACCTCGACTGA
- the LOC127765716 gene encoding putative ubiquitin-like-specific protease 1B isoform X2: MSPSATSPPNRPHRKRRAGAGGCGADDGSTRRRGRSAVLLGPTHFPAVRSFGLRLALVVAPAPRHRRKQRPLHYACRPTSLPCRRRRRLRSIISLLHLPILRPFYLRYILAAAASGPCRCRRKESLVGMGNYISRVLRKSSSDRGKAPPADDTAKQDLCEVFTPLTNEEESEVNNILYGSDQSKKIIVMHGPSNIDITKEKIWCLRTCNWLNDEVINLYLELLKERAQREPKRFLKCHFFNTFFYKKIFIPIHRNVHWCLAIINMKDKTFQYLDSFGGMDHAVLRILARYIRDELNDKSNIQVDTSSWLKISSDSCPLQQNGWDCGMFMLKFIDFHSRGIGLCFTQEHMDYFRKRTAKEILRLRAD; the protein is encoded by the exons ATGTCCCcctccgccacctcgccgccgaatCGCCCACACCGCAAGCGCCGCGCCGGTGCCGGTGGCTGTGGCGCTGACGACGGCtcgacccgccgccgcggccgcagcgCTGTCCTCCTCGGCCCCACCCACTTCCCCGCCGTTCGCTCCTtcggcctccgcctcgccctcgTCGTCGCCCCAGCCCCACGTCACCGCCGCAAGCAGCGCCCGCTCCACTACGCCTGCCGCCCCACCTCCCttccctgtcgccgccgccgtcgcctccgcagtatcatctccctcctccacctccccatcCTCCGCCCGTTCTACCTCCGCTACATCCTCGCGGCAGCCGCATCAGgcccctgccgctgccgccggaaGGAATCCCTGGTAGGCATGGGAAACTACATCTCGCGGGTGCTCCGGAAGAGCTCTAGTGACCGTGGTAAGGCGCCGCCAGCCGACGATACAGCCAAGCAG GATCTATGTGAAGTTTTTACACCTCTGACAAATGAAGAAGAAAGTGAAGTAAACAACATTTTGTATGGCAGTGATCAAAG TAAGAAAATAATAGTGATGCATGGACCTTCCAATATTGATATTACTAAAGAGAAAATCTGGTGCTTGAGAACTTGTAATTGGTTAAATGATGAG GTCATTAATTTGTACCTTGAATTGTTAAAGGAGAGGGCGCAAAGAGAACCAAAAAGATTTTTGAAATGCCACTTCTTCAATACATTCTTTTATAAGAAG ATCTTTATTCCAATACATAGAAATGTGCATTGGTGCCTTGCGATAATAAACATGAAGGATAAAACTTTTCAATACCTTGATTCTTTTGGCGGCATGGACCATGCTGTGCTGAGAATACTG GCTAGATATATCAGGGATGAATTGAATGACAAGAGTAACATACAGGTAGACACCAGTTCATGGCTGAAAATATCATCAGATTCTTGTCCTTTGCAGCAGAATGG GTGGGATTGTGGTATGTTTATGCTTAAGTTCATTGATTTCCACAGTAGAGGTATTGGCCTATGCTTTACTCAG GAACATATGGATTACTTTAGGAAACGAACAGCGAAGGAGATACTGAGATTGAGAGCTGACTGA
- the LOC127767571 gene encoding probable small nuclear ribonucleoprotein G has product MSRSGQPPDLKKYMDKKLQIKLNANHVIVGMLRGFDQFMNLVVDNTVEVNGNDKTDIGMVVVRGNSVVMIEALEPVPKSQ; this is encoded by the exons ATGAGCCGATCGGGGCAGCCCCCGGATCTCAAGAA GTACATGGACAAGAAGCTCCAGA tCAAGCTGAATGCAAACCATGTAATTGTTGGTATGCTCCGTGGATTCGATCAGTTTATGAATTTGGTGGTGGACAACACGGTAGAGGTCAATGGAAATGACAAGACTGATATTGGAATGGTG GTTGTCAGGGGGAACAGTGTTGTGATGATTGAGGCATTGGAGCCAGTGCCCAAATCCCAGTGA
- the LOC127765716 gene encoding putative ubiquitin-like-specific protease 1B isoform X1, which translates to MSPSATSPPNRPHRKRRAGAGGCGADDGSTRRRGRSAVLLGPTHFPAVRSFGLRLALVVAPAPRHRRKQRPLHYACRPTSLPCRRRRRLRSIISLLHLPILRPFYLRYILAAAASGPCRCRRKESLVGMGNYISRVLRKSSSDRGKAPPADDTAKQDLCEVFTPLTNEEESEVNNILYGSDQSKKIIVMHGPSNIDITKEKIWCLRTCNWLNDEVINLYLELLKERAQREPKRFLKCHFFNTFFYKKLACGKTGYDYQSVRRWTTLNRLGYGLVECEKIFIPIHRNVHWCLAIINMKDKTFQYLDSFGGMDHAVLRILARYIRDELNDKSNIQVDTSSWLKISSDSCPLQQNGWDCGMFMLKFIDFHSRGIGLCFTQEHMDYFRKRTAKEILRLRAD; encoded by the exons ATGTCCCcctccgccacctcgccgccgaatCGCCCACACCGCAAGCGCCGCGCCGGTGCCGGTGGCTGTGGCGCTGACGACGGCtcgacccgccgccgcggccgcagcgCTGTCCTCCTCGGCCCCACCCACTTCCCCGCCGTTCGCTCCTtcggcctccgcctcgccctcgTCGTCGCCCCAGCCCCACGTCACCGCCGCAAGCAGCGCCCGCTCCACTACGCCTGCCGCCCCACCTCCCttccctgtcgccgccgccgtcgcctccgcagtatcatctccctcctccacctccccatcCTCCGCCCGTTCTACCTCCGCTACATCCTCGCGGCAGCCGCATCAGgcccctgccgctgccgccggaaGGAATCCCTGGTAGGCATGGGAAACTACATCTCGCGGGTGCTCCGGAAGAGCTCTAGTGACCGTGGTAAGGCGCCGCCAGCCGACGATACAGCCAAGCAG GATCTATGTGAAGTTTTTACACCTCTGACAAATGAAGAAGAAAGTGAAGTAAACAACATTTTGTATGGCAGTGATCAAAG TAAGAAAATAATAGTGATGCATGGACCTTCCAATATTGATATTACTAAAGAGAAAATCTGGTGCTTGAGAACTTGTAATTGGTTAAATGATGAG GTCATTAATTTGTACCTTGAATTGTTAAAGGAGAGGGCGCAAAGAGAACCAAAAAGATTTTTGAAATGCCACTTCTTCAATACATTCTTTTATAAGAAG CTTGCTTGTGGAAAAACTGGTTATGACTATCAATCTGTAAGAAGATGGACAACCCTCAATAGATTGGGCTATGGGCTTGTTGAGTGTGAGAAA ATCTTTATTCCAATACATAGAAATGTGCATTGGTGCCTTGCGATAATAAACATGAAGGATAAAACTTTTCAATACCTTGATTCTTTTGGCGGCATGGACCATGCTGTGCTGAGAATACTG GCTAGATATATCAGGGATGAATTGAATGACAAGAGTAACATACAGGTAGACACCAGTTCATGGCTGAAAATATCATCAGATTCTTGTCCTTTGCAGCAGAATGG GTGGGATTGTGGTATGTTTATGCTTAAGTTCATTGATTTCCACAGTAGAGGTATTGGCCTATGCTTTACTCAG GAACATATGGATTACTTTAGGAAACGAACAGCGAAGGAGATACTGAGATTGAGAGCTGACTGA
- the LOC127767570 gene encoding uncharacterized protein LOC127767570 — protein sequence MPPPTALLPGRSAAPRPPPPPPPPPQLASAARLSRRPLFNAATAVVVRSRSKDEASFTDRILDYIEGGPKLRRWYGAPDLLPKDGSAEDEEDEPSDIEEPRDAVLVTNGDSEIGQMVILSLILKRARIKALVKDRRSTEEAFGTYVECMVGNMEDKSFTKKALRGVRAIICPADDGFFSDLDLKGVQHIVLLSQLSVYRGSGGLQAIMNSKLRKLAERDEEVVLASGIPSTIIRTGSMQSTPGGDRGFDFTEGAAAKGRMSKEDAATICVEALDSIPQTTLIFEVANGDEKVTDWKAWFAERTKTATS from the exons atgccgccgcccaccgcccttctccccggccgctccgccgccccgcgccctcctcctcctcctcctccgccgccgcagcttgCGTCCGCCGCGAGACTCTCTAGGAGGCCCCTCTTcaatgccgccaccgccgtcgtcgtccggtcCAGGAGCAAGGACGAGGCCAGCTTCACCGACCGCATCCTCGACTACATCGAAG GGGGTCCAAAGTTGAGGCGGTGGTATGGAGCGCCCGATTTGCTTCCCAAGGATGGGAGTGCtgaggatgaggaggatgagcCTTCAG ATATCGAGGAGCCTCGAGATGCTGTGCTAGTCACCAATGGCGATAGCGAGATTGGACAG atggtgATATTATCATTAATCCTGAAAAGGGCCAGAATAAAAGCATTAGTGAAGGACAGGCGATCCACTGAAGAAGCATTTGGAACTTACGTGGAG TGCATGGTTGGTAATATGGAAGATAAGTCCTTCACAAAGAAAGCACTAAGGGGTGTTCGTGCTATAATTTGTCCAGCTGAT GATGGTTTCTTCTCTGACTTGGACCTCAAGGGTGTGCAACACATTGTTCTGCTATCCCAG CTCTCTGTCTACAGAGGTAGCGGTGGTCTCCAAGCTATTATGAACAGCAAACTGCGGAAACTTGCTGAGAGGGATGAAGAAGTGGTTCTTGCATCTGGGATCCCATCCACGATAATCAGGACTGGCTCGATGCAAAGCACTCCTGGTGGTGATAGAGGTTTCGATTTTACAGAG GGTGCAGCAGCCAAGGGAAGAATGAGCAAAGAAGATGCTGCTACGATCTGTGTGGAGGCCCTGGACTCCATTCCCCAGACAACACTCATTTTTGAG GTGGCCAATGGTGACGAAAAGGTTACTGACTGGAAGGCATGGTTTGCTGAGCGGACGAAAACGGCGACAAGTTAA